The following proteins come from a genomic window of Blastococcus sp. HT6-30:
- a CDS encoding inositol-3-phosphate synthase produces the protein MGSVKVAIVGVGNCAASLVQGVHYYRDADEATSVPGLMHVRFGEYHVSDIEFVAAFDVDAKKVGRDLSEAIVASENNTITICDVPPLGVQVQRGTTLDGLGKYYRETIEESDEQPVDVVAALRESGADVLVCYLPVGSQEAAEFYAQAALDAGVGFVNALPVFIAGTQEWADKFTAAGVPIVGDDIKSQVGATITHRVLAKLFEDRGVQLDRTMQLNVGGNMDFKNMLERERLESKKISKTQAVTSQVDRDMGQGNVHIGPSDHVPWLSDRKWAYVRLEGRAFGDVPLNLEYKLEVWDSPNSAGIIIDAVRAAKIAKDRGIGGPILSASSYFMKSPPVQYRDSEARDLVEAFIRGDVER, from the coding sequence AGGGCGTCCACTACTACCGCGACGCCGACGAGGCGACGTCGGTGCCGGGGCTCATGCACGTCCGGTTCGGCGAGTACCACGTCTCCGACATCGAGTTCGTCGCCGCCTTCGACGTCGACGCCAAGAAGGTCGGCCGGGATCTCTCCGAGGCCATCGTGGCCAGCGAGAACAACACGATCACGATCTGCGACGTCCCGCCGCTCGGCGTGCAGGTGCAGCGCGGCACCACCCTCGACGGCCTCGGCAAGTACTACCGCGAGACGATCGAGGAGTCCGACGAGCAGCCGGTCGACGTCGTCGCGGCGCTGCGCGAGTCCGGCGCCGACGTCCTCGTCTGCTACCTGCCCGTGGGCTCGCAGGAGGCCGCCGAGTTCTACGCCCAGGCGGCGCTGGACGCCGGTGTGGGTTTCGTCAACGCGCTGCCGGTCTTCATCGCCGGCACCCAGGAGTGGGCGGACAAGTTCACCGCCGCCGGGGTGCCGATCGTCGGTGACGACATCAAGAGCCAGGTCGGCGCCACCATCACGCACCGGGTGCTGGCCAAGCTGTTCGAGGACCGCGGCGTGCAGCTCGACCGCACCATGCAGCTGAACGTCGGCGGCAACATGGACTTCAAGAACATGCTCGAGCGCGAGCGCCTGGAGTCCAAGAAGATCTCCAAGACCCAGGCCGTCACCAGCCAGGTCGACCGCGACATGGGCCAGGGCAACGTGCACATCGGCCCGTCGGACCACGTGCCGTGGCTGTCGGACCGCAAGTGGGCCTACGTGCGCCTCGAGGGCCGCGCGTTCGGCGACGTCCCGCTGAACCTGGAGTACAAGCTCGAGGTCTGGGACTCCCCGAACTCGGCCGGCATCATCATCGACGCCGTCCGCGCCGCGAAGATCGCCAAGGACCGCGGCATCGGCGGCCCGATCCTGTCGGCGTCGTCCTACTTCATGAAGTCCCCGCCGGTGCAGTACCGCGACAGCGAGGCCCGCGACCTCGTCGAGGCCTTCATCCGGGGAGACGTCGAGCGCTGA